In Glycine max cultivar Williams 82 chromosome 4, Glycine_max_v4.0, whole genome shotgun sequence, the genomic stretch GATTGGTGATTACCTGTTCACCAACATGGCGGAGTTATGTTTAGTGCCTGACATCGTCATCCTcccgaagttcaaggtgccggattTCGATaggtacaaggggactacttgccccaagaaccacctAAAAATGTACtgtcgaaagatgggggcatactctAGAGACGAGAAGCTCttaatgcatttcttccaagaaagctTGGCCAAGGCGGCGCTCACCTAGTATacaaatttggaagcttcccgaaTCTACTCTTGGAAGGACTTGATAGCTGCCTTCATCAGGAAGTATCAGTATAACACCAACATGGCTCCTAACAGAACCTACTTGCAAAATATGAGCAAGAGGGAGCATGAGTCCTTTAAAGagtatgcccaaaggtggagggacctggcagcacaagtggcacCCCCCATGATGGAAAGAGAAATGATAACTATGATAGTGGACACGctgccagtgttttactatgagaagatggtgggttacaagCCCTCTAGCTTCGCATATTTGGTATTTGCGGGCGAGAGGATCGACGTAGGCTTGAGAAGGGGAAAGTTCGATTATGCCGCTCTTGCCAGCACGAGTAATAGGAGATTCAGAGCAAGTGGGGCTAAGAAGAAGGAAGGAGGTACCCATGCTGTGACTTCAGCTCCTACTTGGCCTAAATCCCAACAAACCCCTCACAACAGTTACCAATATTCCCTACACCAACCAAGCTTTTCGGCCCATGTTGGAAACCCTTCTAATCTGGCACCCGTCCAGCAAAGAGTGCCCGCTCAACCACAAGGGCCTCTTACTCAAAACCCGACTCCCGTACAATCTCGCCCCGCCAGCAACTCCAATCCTAGCACAAGTGCCAATccgggaaggaattttccagtaAAGAAGCTTGTGGAATTTACCCCGATCCCGATGCCATATGTTGACTTGCTACCATCCGAGATCACCAACCAAATGGCGGTGGTGAACcccgggaagatctaccaaTCTCCTTTCCCTCGATGGTACAACCCCAATGCAACCTGTGCTTATCATGGAAGTGTCCCGGGACATTCAATAGAACAATGCGTGGCTTTCAAACACAAGGTACAAAGTTTAATTGACGTAGGGtggctgacatttcaagaggacaACCTAAATGTAAGGATGAATCGTCTTGCCAGTCATGGGGGATCGACGATTAATCCGATGGAGGAATGTGGGCCTCAAGGGCCAAAGTGGATGGAAGATGTGTTAACCTCTAGGAGGTTCATATTGGAGGCGCTACGTGAAGCAGGCATGATTTGCCTTGACGGGGGCAAGGGAGATGCTTGTCTGATACATCTGGGAGCATCACACGATGTAGAGGCATGCTGGGTGGCAGAGGACCTGCTACAAGGGTTGATGGACAAAGGCCTGATTGAGGTTTGTGGCATGAGAAAAGAGGGAGGAGATGTGTGCATGCAATCGGCTGATAAGAGCCCGAGCAAACCCAAGCCATTGGTGATCCACTTCACCAGGGATGTTGCCACGCACAAGCCCTGAGACTTCTAGCCTATCCCAGTTAAGAAACCTGTGCCATTCCCCTATGAAAGTGACAAGGTGGTGCCATGAGGTACGCCACACAAGggcccgatggaaggaaggatgCGTCCGTCATACACACTAAAGTTGATCTATCCTTTGCCAAGGTCACTAACATCTCTGGCACGAGCGTCATGACCTATAGCAGGTAGATCTTCACGGCACCCGAGCCACCGATGCGGCCCAAGGACCCGAAGGGAAAGGCAAAGGCGGGCGTGGAAGAGAGCATCAAGGCGAGCCCGATTCTAGATAAAGAAGTCCCAGCCGAaaggtttgccaaggaagaagATGACTTCAACAAAAAAAGGATATCTGCTGAAGAAGCAACCAAGTTCCTGCGAATCATCCAATAGAGTGAGGTCAAGGTAATTGAACAACTCAATAAAACCCCAGCTAGGATCTCCCTGTTAGGACTACTCATGAACTCTAAGCCTCATCGGGTGCTATTGGTCAAGATTTTGAACGAAGCCCATGTAGCCCAAGACATATTTGTGGAAGGTTTCAGGGGCATAATCAACAATATCATGACCAACAATTACCTCAAATTCGCTAATGAAGAGATACTCGTGGAGGGATGGGGACACAATAGAGCCTTGCACGTATCCGTCAAATGTTTGGACCATATTGTGGCCAAAGTACTTATTGACAATGACTCTTCTCACAATGTCATGCCTAAGGCTACTTTGAACAAGTTTCCTTTTAATGCCTAACACCTAAGGCCAAGCTCCATGGTGGTGCGAGCTTTCGACGGCAGCCGCCGGGACATAAGGGGGGAAATCGATCTCCTAATCCAAATTGGACCCCACATATGCCAAATTAGTTTCCAAGAGATGGACATAAATCCTTCCTATAGCTACTTATTAGGCCGGCCTTGGATTCATTCAGTTGGGGTGGTCCCTTCAACACTACACCAAAAGTTGAAGTTTGTGGTGGAGGGGCAATTAATTATAGTCTCGGGAGAAGAAGACATTCTTGTGAGTTGTCCTTCTTCTACGCTTTACGTGGAGGCCGCGGTGGAGTTCTTGGAAATGTCCTTTCAAGCCTTGAAAGTGGTAAGTAATGCTTACGTTGAGTCTCCCCCGATACAACCTCGCTCATTTGGGGCTGCATTGATGGTAGCTCGGGTAATGTTGGGACATGgatatgagcccggaatgggtttggtTCGAAACCACAATGGCGTGGCAAGTTTGGTAGAGTTCATAAGGAACCGCAGAAGGTTCGGACTGGGATAGGAGCCTACGTGCGCTGACGTGAGGCGGATTGCCCTAGAAAGGATGGGAAGAAGCATGGGCCAGCTACAAGGGCTGCAAGTGAAAAAGGTTCCCTTATGTCACATCAACAAGAGCTTTGTCAGCATGGGTTGGATGTGCGAGGGACGAATCACCATGATACACAAAGAAACCCCTCAAGAGCAATCAAATTGGGTGCAGTCGTGCCCTCTGGAGTTCAAATTGGGGAACTGGCGAATTGTCAAACAACCCAGAATTTTCGTGGCGAGCTCAATGTAATTCGTTAGTCCTAACCCTattgttgggcctaggctttagggtttTTTTCTCCCTGTTTGGGCATGTCTTTGTTATCACAAGATTATAAATATACAATccttcttcatttgttcttgcactttcgtctttcttttcattcttctacatatttatttttgttgcggTTAAATGGTACAGATCCGACAATGAGTCTTGTGAAGGTAATGATGCTGAGGACACAGATGTCAATTTTGAGCAACTGATAAATCAAGCGGAGGAAGGGGAAGATGAGGATTGGGGGCTTCCCCCAGAGCTAAAAAGAACGGTCGAACAGGAAGATAGGGAAGTGAAGCCACaccaaaaagaaacaaaaatcataaacttaGGTGTTGGCGAAGAAAGGAAAGAGGTCAAGGTTGGCGCGGGCATGTCCACACGTATCCGAGATGAATTGGTAGCTCTGCTgcaagactaccaagacatctttgcttggtcataccaagatatgcccggctTGAGTCCCAACATCGTGCAACATAGATTACCTCTGAATCCCAAGTGTTCCCTGGTAAAGCAAAAGCTACAGAGGATAAAGCCCGAGatgtccttgaaaataaaagaagaggtgaaaAAGTAGTTTGATGTTGGCTTCTTGGCTGTGGCTCGatacccggaatgggttgccaacattgtgccagtccctaagaaggatgggaaggtgcgaatgtgcgTGGACTATCGAGAtctaaaccgagccagtccaaaGGATAACTTTCCTCTACTGCACATCGATATTCTAGTAGATAACATGGCCAGTTTTGCCTTGTTTtctttcatggacggtttctcggGCTACaaccaaataaagatggcaccggaGGACGTGGAGAAGATGACCTTCGTCACGCTGTGGGGAATgttctgctacaaagtgatgtcctttgggcttaAGAACGCTGGGGCAACTTaccaacgggccatggtagcattattccacgacatgatgcacaaagaaattgaggtctacgtggatgatATGATTGCCAAGTCAAAGACCGAGGAGCAACACCTCGTCAACTTACGAAAGTTGTTCGAGAGGTTGCGTACGTACCAATTAAGGTTGAATCCCGTGAAGTGCACTTTCGAGGTCAAGTCAGGAAAGTTGCTCGGTTTATCGTATGCTAGAAAAGGATAGAGGTGGACCTGGACAAGGTAAAAGCCGTCCTCAAAATGCCTGAGCCACGCACTGAGaagcaggtccgaggtttcTTAGGGTGTCTAAACTACATAGCGAGGTTCATATCTCAGCTAACCGCCACCTGTGAGCCTCTCTTTAAGTTTTTGCGTAAGAACCAATCTGTCCAATGGGACGACGACTGCCAAGTGGCATTCGGAAGGATCAAGCGATGCCTCATGAACCCTCTTGTGCTTGTTCCACCGGTGCCCAGAAGACCTCTTATCCTATATATGATTGTGTTGGATGAGTTAATGGGGTGTATGTTGGGGCAACATCAAAAGTCCGAAAAGAGGGAGGGGGTTGTCTATTACTTAAGCAAGAAGTTCACGGCGTGTGAAATGAATCACTCTTTGCTCAAAAGGACATGCCGCGCCCTGGTGTAGGCAGCCCACCGGCTAAGGCAATACATGCTTAGCTACACCACTTGGTTCATGTCCAAGATTGACCCAGTCAAGTACATATTTGAAAAGCCCGTTCTCACTGGACGGATCGCTCGGTGGCAGGTTCTGTTGTCAGAATTCgacattgtttgtcactcaaaaggcgataaaggggagTGCCTTGGCAGATTACCTGGCTTAGTAGCCCATCAACGACTACCAGCCTATGCATCcagaattcccggatgaggacatcatgaccttgttcGAGGTATATGGGGACTCAACCTTGGTAATCCaccagttgagaggagaatgaGAGACCAAGGATCataagttgataccctaccagGCCTACATCAGAAAACTGATAGAGTACTTTGATGACATATCCTTTCACCTTATTCTTAGAGAGGAGAATCAGATGGTCGATGCCCTTGCCACtctggcatctatgttccaatTGACCCGGCACGGGGATTTTTCGTACATCGAATTTAGATGTCGCGGAAAGCCTGCACATTGTTGCTTGATAGAAGAGGAGCAAGATGGTAAACCTTGATaattcgatatcaagcgatataTCAAAGACAAGGAATACCCACATGAGGCTTCTGACAACGACAAGAGAATGCTGCGAAGGTTGGCATCCGGCTTCTTCCTGAGTAGGAATATCTTGTACAAGAGGAACCATGATATGGTTTGCTCCGATGTGTGGATGCGAGGGAGGCTGAGCAAATGCTAGTGGAAGTTCATGAGGGATCCTTTAGAACACATGCCAACGAACATGCCATGGCCCAGAAGATCCTGAGGGCAgggtattactggctcactatggaaaacAATTGTTACATCCATGTGAGGAGGTGCCACAAGTGTCAGTCCTTCGctgataatgtcaatgctctgCCCATGCCTTTGAACGTCTTGGCAACACCTTGGTCATTCTCTaagtggggaatagatgtgataGGAGCTATTAAGCCCAAAGCTTCGAATGGACATCGCTTCATTTGGGTTGCcattgactacttcaccaaatgggttgaagcgACTTCGTACACCAGTGGGACTAGGAGTGTGGTGGTTAGGTTCATCAAGAAAGAGATAAtttgccgatatggtttgcctaggaagattatcactgacaataaaatctaaacaataaaatgatgaaggaaatgtgtaaggatttcaagatccaacaccacAATTCTACGCCttacagacccaagatgaatggggcagttgaggctgctaataagaacatcaagaaaatagttcaaaagatgaccatgtcatacaaggattggcacgagatgctcccgtTTGCACTGTATGGTTATCGAACCTCGGTACgcacgtcaactggggcaacccCGTTCTCTTTGGTGTATGGGATGGAGGTTGTGCTTCCATTTGAAGTAGAGGTTCCTTCATTGAGGATTCTAGCCAAGTCAGGGTTAGAAGAATAAGAATGGTCCCAAACTCTCTTTGATCAGTTAAATCTTATAGAAGGTAAGAGAGTGGCCACCATGAGCCATGGATGATTGTATCAAAGCCGAGTGAAGAACGCTTTCAACAAGAACGTACACCCATGCAAGTTCAGCGAAGGGGATATCGTCTTGAAGAAAGTATCTCAAGCTCAAAAGGACCATAGGGGAAAATGGGctccgaattatgaaggaccttttgtGGTGAAGAAGGCATTTTCAGGAGGGGCATTGTTGCTTGCCAACATGGATGATGAAGAATTGCCTTTGCCTGTGAATTTTGATATAGTCAAACGATATTATGCATAAAGCCTGGGGCAGCTAGAAGGTTCAATGCATGGTTGTTCTCCAAGGACTCATTGGGATCTCCAAAGTCTTAAAATCCTTTGTAAACCCTGATCacaaacattaataaatattggATTGATGATTTGCATCTTAAACTTCATGTGTTGTGTCTTTTACTTCTTAAGAACATACACTCCTAATCTTACCCACTGAATCCAGAGCCATTTGGCTTAATTAATTGGGTGTCGTAAgcatttaagtaaaattgaactCGATAACTCTTGTTTAATTGTTGCACTTAAACATCCAAATCATAAgcatgcatgcatttgcatcttgTCGTCCTACGAATCGGAGGATGAATAAAGAGTCATATTGAGTGATGGTTAATaccacaccaaaattgaggCAAGGGTGAGCGAAAGGTAATATAGGTATTTTGTGGTGTTGTTTCACATTTGCTGCATGATGCTATTCCATTTGTTCAAAGCTTAGGTGCAGGTACGAGCAGGTGCTAGGCCCATGATCAATCAATCATCATCCGGCGTTCAgttcaagacgttaaagaagtgctcctaggaggcagcctagtatctctAATCCTgttctttaaaatttttgcttttattttttgtttgttttcttgaattatatttgaattcGCCTAGTTCATTTGCAACCATaggagtttaaaaaaatatataaacatgacaaggaataataaaaaaaaaaggttagctCACCTGGGCAAGCATGTCTGATGCAAAATTTAAATAGGGGAGGGGTGAAGCCATTTCTTCACCCCATTTCTTCCCCAAACTCAAAAAACACTAAAGGCTTATGGAAGTGCACGAATCCAGTAGCCCAAGGCTCtatttgtgcatttttttctttcattcttgcATTTTTGTTCATCTCCTACAAGTAAGTACCATTTTCCTTTGAATTTTGGCTCTCCATTGTGGTGTTTTAGTGCTCTAGTTGtctattttttacaaatttcatgAGACAAATTCTGTGTGAATCCATGCTTTGTATGCTGGGTTTGGGGGCTGTAGGGGATGGCCATAGGCCTATCTAGAATTCTGGTATGAATGGGCATGTCACATTGCCCCTGTTCCTCACTTTTTTTTAGGCTTGAACATGCACCCACCAACTGTTCGGTGGAATGCCTCAATGGCCTTTGCATGTGATATTGTGAAGTTTGAATTATGGAATGAATTTGTGCATGTATGGCTGCCATTTGGGGTGTGTGGACAGCTTAAGATGTTAGAACAAAATTCCAAGAGCGTGACTTAGGCCTAGGATTCCAAGTCTTGTCTTGGATGCAAAAATGCATGGATTACATGAATATGAGAGCATGTTTGTTTGGATTTTAAGACTCGCATTTGAACTTGCTGCATCAT encodes the following:
- the LOC100801692 gene encoding uncharacterized protein, which translates into the protein MAPNRTYLQNMSKREHESFKEYAQRWRDLAAQVAPPMMEREMITMIVDTLPVFYYEKMVGYKPSSFAYLVFAGERIDVGLRRGKFDYAALASTSNRRFRASGAKKKEGGTHAVTSAPTWPKSQQTPHNSYQYSLHQPSFSAHVGNPSNLAPVQQRVPAQPQGPLTQNPTPVQSRPASNSNPSTSANPGRNFPVKKLVEFTPIPMPYVDLLPSEITNQMAVVNPGKIYQSPFPRWYNPNATCAYHGSVPGHSIEQCVAFKHKVQSLIDVGWLTFQEDNLNVRMNRLASHGGSTINPMEECGPQGPKWMEDVLTSRRFILEALREAGMICLDGGKGDACLIHLGASHDVEACWVAEDLLQGLMDKGLIEVCGMRKEGGDVCMQSADKSPSKPKPLVIHFTRDVATHKP